From the Amblyraja radiata isolate CabotCenter1 chromosome 26, sAmbRad1.1.pri, whole genome shotgun sequence genome, one window contains:
- the cog1 gene encoding conserved oligomeric Golgi complex subunit 1 isoform X1, translating to MAVPAKSLRVSDIHDTASLFERYSTEEIRQVERRVRSEIEHKKEELRQMVGERYRDLIEAADTIADMRLCADKVVSSVQEMFEYCTRIKPSAAGRAAAPSARRNQVQQQPQEKFYSMAVQIKLLLTMPEKIWSALESSHYLYATQMYLLCCHIHSILQLDSSRSHYSPVLARFPILVRQVTAGHFRSSILHESKTLLKGRAVSDQAIAEALCSIILLEDSSPRQALADFLLARKSAIQQLLNQPQHGAGIKSQVCSLVELLATTMYQAQAVFYTPSHGKAPDSTLTCGLLFTTLESITNESAAEKGITVLKEEVKSESWFKYLPPSIVNFQPSLRTLAHPITHDYLRDTLQQWINMCKDDIKMGIGNLLIYVKTMKGLAAIRDAVWELLTSESIYQNWKTVCCRLLEKPFSFWEDFLQQLFLDRLQALTKEGVESISSSSKQLLISALQELQTKNTRATTIKPVEFEYNVAAYLWSESNNDLLPDTAWVSVNNRSHFVKSGLSMKAQALTLCVQSFCSALDSKLKVKLDDLIMYLPPAATAVKDNVNIYSSSQLQNSAFDRYADNAKVEAMLQTQCLSCVHYILNCVRAELKMAEGRLQNCTYSPTDCNLNAVLFMARLCQSIGELCPHLKQCILGKSNGNDLVCELRPVKRLGKEKLQEVKPAQAKWQEIKDQLLQQSTSAYGIWNAAISKALVSHFTKTLHSCTTGAILSTATSWDEIEIQEETEAGNSVTSKIRLPVQPSWNVQSLLFHLCQEINRVGGHALPKVTLQELLKACSNEVLSGYETLCSMTTDKADSAFPLTQNRALQLLFDLRYLVSILTVRIDEVKSSRNQQEPRVQNVVDTLESYIDPFDLDVFTPHLNNNLSKLSQRTSVLFGLLTGTEKQYTSRSTIFNSQEPHNILPLASSQIRFGLLPLSMTRSRKPKSTTRASEVKKQMLPMLTAEDESMKPGALFHQLAAFQDDETSSSSASSLFKLGWLSSMTK from the exons ATGGCCGTCCCTGCCAAGAGCCTCCGCGTCAGCGACATCCACGACACGGCGTCGCTCTTCGAGCGCTACAGCACCGAGGAGATCCGGCAGGTGGAGCGGCGGGTCCGCTCCGAGATCGAGCACAAGAAGGAAGAGCTACGACAGATGGTGGGCGAGAGATACCGCGACCTGATCGAGGCGGCCGACACCATCGCCGACATGCGGCTGTGCGCCGACAAGGTGGTGTCATCGGTGCAGGAGATGTTCGAGTATTGCACCAGGATCAAGCCGAGTGCCGCCGGCAGAGCCGCCGCCCCCTCCGCCCGCCGCAACCAG GTTCAGCAGCAACCACAGGAGAAATTCTACAGTATGGCAGTGCAGATTAAACTCCTCTTGACTATGCCAGAGAAGATTTGGAGTGCCTTAGAATCATCGCATTATCTCTATGCTACGCAGATGTACTTGTTATGCTGCCACATTCATAGCATCCTCCAACTGGACTCCTCACGTTCCCATTACAGCCCTGTCCTGGCACGCTTTCCCATCCTTGTACGACAAGTAACAGCAGGGCACTTCAG ATCGTCCATTTTGCATGAAAGTAAAACACTTCTTAAAGGCCGTGCAGTATCAGACCAAGCTATTGCAGAGGCTCTCTGTTCTATTATCCTACTGGAAGACAGCTCACCACGCCAAGCTCTCGCTGATTTTCTTCTGGCTAGGAAATCAGCGATTCAACAGTTACTGAACCAACCACAGCATG GAGCTGGTATCAAGTCACAGGTGTGTTCATTGGTTGAACTGCTAGCCACCACAATGTATCAGGCTCAAGCTGTATTTTACACCCCAAGTCACGGAAAAGCACCAGATTCTACACTAACCTGTGGCCTTCTCTTTACAACCTTGGAATCCATTACAAATGAGTCTGCGGCAG AAAAGGGAATCACAGTGTTAAAAGAAGAGGTGAAATCTGAGAGTTGGTTCAAATATTTGCCTCCTTCCATTGTGAATTTTCAGCCATCTCTAAGGACCCTTGCTCATCCAATAACCCATGATTATTTGAGAGACACTCTTCAACAATGGATCAACAT GTGTAAGGATGACATAAAAATGGGAATTGGGAATCTGCTGATCTACGTGAAAACTATGAAGGGTCTTGCTGCAATCCGAGATGCAgtatgggaactcctcacgagtgAATCAATATATCAGAACTGGAAAACTGTTTGTTGCCGACTCTTGGAGAAGCCTTTCTCTTTCTGGGAAGATTTTCTTCAGCAACTCTTCCTTGACAGATTACAG GCACTGACAAAAGAAGGTGTGGAATCCATCTCAAGCAGTTCCAAACAGCTCTTGATTTCAGCTCTACAGGAGCTTCAGACCAAGAACACCAGAGCTACTACGATTAAACCTGTTGAGTTTGAATACAATGTTGCTGCATACCTTTGGTCAGAGAGCAATAATGATCTTTTACCAGACACTGCCTGGGTCAGTGTTAATAATCGTAGTCACTTTGTAAAGAGTGGACTTTCTATGAAGGCTCAAGCTCTTACACTTTGTGTTCAAAGTTTTTGTTCGGCACTTGATTCCAAATTAAAAGTTAAACTAGATGATTTAATAATGTATCTTCCTCCAGCTGCTACTGCTGTAAAGGACAATGTAAATATCTACTCATCTTCGCAACTACAGAATTCTGCATTTGATAGGTACGCTGATAACGCTAAGGTGGAAGCCATGCTGCAGACACAGTGCCTTTCCTGTGTACACTACATTCTGAACTGCGTGAGAGCAGAGCTTAAAATGGCAGAAGGGAGATTGCAAAACTGTACTTACTCTCCCACTGATTGTAATCTCAACGCCGTCCTTTTTATGGCCAGATTATGTCAGTCAATAGGAGAACTCTGCCCTCATCTCAAACAATGCATTTTGGGCAAGTCAAATGGTAACGATCTTGTATGTGAGCTCCGTCCTGTTAAGAGGTTGGGCAAAGAGAAACTGCAAGAAGTGAAGCCAGCACAGGCTAAATGGCAGGAAATAAAGGATCAGCTGTTGCAACAGAGCACGAGTGCTTATGGAATTTGGAACGCTGCCATATCAAAG GCTCTAGTTTCCCATTTCACCAAAACATTGCACTCTTGTACAACTGGAGCCATTTTATCCACAGCCACGAGCTGGGATGAAATTGAAATTCAAGAGGAAACAGAGGCTGGGAATAGTGTGACCTCCAAAATTCGTCTTCCAGTGCAG CCTTCTTGGAATGTTCAGTCACTTCTCTTTCATTTATGCCAAGAAATAAATCGGGTTGGAGGTCATGCTCTTCCTAAGGTCACGCTTCAGGAGTTGCTGAAAGCTTGTTCGAATGAGGTGCTTTCTGGTTATGAAACTCTATGTTCCATGACCACGGATAAG GCTGATTCTGCGTTCCCTTTAACTCAGAACAGAGCTTTGCAGCTGCTTTTTGATCTGAGGTACCTTGTTTCAATTTTAACAGTCAGAATCGATGAGGTGAAAAGCAGCAGGAATCAGCAGGAACCAAG GGTTCAAAACGTGGTGGATACTTTGGAAAGTTACATTGATCCATTTGATTTGGATGTTTTTACTCCACATCTTAACAACAATCTGAGCAAGCTCTCTCAAAGGACTTCA GTGCTTTTTGGATTATTAACTGGCACAGAGAAACAATACACCAGCAGAAGTACAATATTTAACTCTCAAGAACCTCATAACATCTTGCCATTGGCTTCCAGTCAGATCCG ATTTGGTTTACTGCCACTTAGCATGACACGTTCCCGAAAGCCTAAGTCAACTACCCGAGCAAGTGAAGTTAAGAaacag ATGCTTCCCATGTTGACCGCGGAAGACGAAAGTATGAAGCCGGGCGCCTTATTTCATCAGCTGGCTGCTTTTCAAGATGATGAGACATCGTCATCCTCAGCATCATCGCTCTTTAAATTGGGTTGGCTATCGAGTATGACCAAGTGA
- the cog1 gene encoding conserved oligomeric Golgi complex subunit 1 isoform X2 produces MAVPAKSLRVSDIHDTASLFERYSTEEIRQVERRVRSEIEHKKEELRQMVGERYRDLIEAADTIADMRLCADKVVSSVQEMFEYCTRIKPSAAGRAAAPSARRNQVQQQPQEKFYSMAVQIKLLLTMPEKIWSALESSHYLYATQMYLLCCHIHSILQLDSSRSHYSPVLARFPILVRQVTAGHFRSSILHESKTLLKGRAVSDQAIAEALCSIILLEDSSPRQALADFLLARKSAIQQLLNQPQHGAGIKSQVCSLVELLATTMYQAQAVFYTPSHGKAPDSTLTCGLLFTTLESITNESAAEKGITVLKEEVKSESWFKYLPPSIVNFQPSLRTLAHPITHDYLRDTLQQWINMCKDDIKMGIGNLLIYVKTMKGLAAIRDAVWELLTSESIYQNWKTVCCRLLEKPFSFWEDFLQQLFLDRLQALTKEGVESISSSSKQLLISALQELQTKNTRATTIKPVEFEYNVAAYLWSESNNDLLPDTAWVSVNNRSHFVKSGLSMKAQALTLCVQSFCSALDSKLKVKLDDLIMYLPPAATAVKDNVNIYSSSQLQNSAFDRYADNAKVEAMLQTQCLSCVHYILNCVRAELKMAEGRLQNCTYSPTDCNLNAVLFMARLCQSIGELCPHLKQCILGKSNGNDLVCELRPVKRLGKEKLQEVKPAQAKWQEIKDQLLQQSTSAYGIWNAAISKALVSHFTKTLHSCTTGAILSTATSWDEIEIQEETEAGNSVTSKIRLPVQPSWNVQSLLFHLCQEINRVGGHALPKVTLQELLKACSNEVLSGYETLCSMTTDKADSAFPLTQNRALQLLFDLRYLVSILTVRIDEVKSSRNQQEPRVQNVVDTLESYIDPFDLDVFTPHLNNNLSKLSQRTSVLFGLLTGTEKQYTSRSTIFNSQEPHNILPLASSQIRFGLLPLSMTRSRKPKSTTRASEVKKQFQLKHWPATAATF; encoded by the exons ATGGCCGTCCCTGCCAAGAGCCTCCGCGTCAGCGACATCCACGACACGGCGTCGCTCTTCGAGCGCTACAGCACCGAGGAGATCCGGCAGGTGGAGCGGCGGGTCCGCTCCGAGATCGAGCACAAGAAGGAAGAGCTACGACAGATGGTGGGCGAGAGATACCGCGACCTGATCGAGGCGGCCGACACCATCGCCGACATGCGGCTGTGCGCCGACAAGGTGGTGTCATCGGTGCAGGAGATGTTCGAGTATTGCACCAGGATCAAGCCGAGTGCCGCCGGCAGAGCCGCCGCCCCCTCCGCCCGCCGCAACCAG GTTCAGCAGCAACCACAGGAGAAATTCTACAGTATGGCAGTGCAGATTAAACTCCTCTTGACTATGCCAGAGAAGATTTGGAGTGCCTTAGAATCATCGCATTATCTCTATGCTACGCAGATGTACTTGTTATGCTGCCACATTCATAGCATCCTCCAACTGGACTCCTCACGTTCCCATTACAGCCCTGTCCTGGCACGCTTTCCCATCCTTGTACGACAAGTAACAGCAGGGCACTTCAG ATCGTCCATTTTGCATGAAAGTAAAACACTTCTTAAAGGCCGTGCAGTATCAGACCAAGCTATTGCAGAGGCTCTCTGTTCTATTATCCTACTGGAAGACAGCTCACCACGCCAAGCTCTCGCTGATTTTCTTCTGGCTAGGAAATCAGCGATTCAACAGTTACTGAACCAACCACAGCATG GAGCTGGTATCAAGTCACAGGTGTGTTCATTGGTTGAACTGCTAGCCACCACAATGTATCAGGCTCAAGCTGTATTTTACACCCCAAGTCACGGAAAAGCACCAGATTCTACACTAACCTGTGGCCTTCTCTTTACAACCTTGGAATCCATTACAAATGAGTCTGCGGCAG AAAAGGGAATCACAGTGTTAAAAGAAGAGGTGAAATCTGAGAGTTGGTTCAAATATTTGCCTCCTTCCATTGTGAATTTTCAGCCATCTCTAAGGACCCTTGCTCATCCAATAACCCATGATTATTTGAGAGACACTCTTCAACAATGGATCAACAT GTGTAAGGATGACATAAAAATGGGAATTGGGAATCTGCTGATCTACGTGAAAACTATGAAGGGTCTTGCTGCAATCCGAGATGCAgtatgggaactcctcacgagtgAATCAATATATCAGAACTGGAAAACTGTTTGTTGCCGACTCTTGGAGAAGCCTTTCTCTTTCTGGGAAGATTTTCTTCAGCAACTCTTCCTTGACAGATTACAG GCACTGACAAAAGAAGGTGTGGAATCCATCTCAAGCAGTTCCAAACAGCTCTTGATTTCAGCTCTACAGGAGCTTCAGACCAAGAACACCAGAGCTACTACGATTAAACCTGTTGAGTTTGAATACAATGTTGCTGCATACCTTTGGTCAGAGAGCAATAATGATCTTTTACCAGACACTGCCTGGGTCAGTGTTAATAATCGTAGTCACTTTGTAAAGAGTGGACTTTCTATGAAGGCTCAAGCTCTTACACTTTGTGTTCAAAGTTTTTGTTCGGCACTTGATTCCAAATTAAAAGTTAAACTAGATGATTTAATAATGTATCTTCCTCCAGCTGCTACTGCTGTAAAGGACAATGTAAATATCTACTCATCTTCGCAACTACAGAATTCTGCATTTGATAGGTACGCTGATAACGCTAAGGTGGAAGCCATGCTGCAGACACAGTGCCTTTCCTGTGTACACTACATTCTGAACTGCGTGAGAGCAGAGCTTAAAATGGCAGAAGGGAGATTGCAAAACTGTACTTACTCTCCCACTGATTGTAATCTCAACGCCGTCCTTTTTATGGCCAGATTATGTCAGTCAATAGGAGAACTCTGCCCTCATCTCAAACAATGCATTTTGGGCAAGTCAAATGGTAACGATCTTGTATGTGAGCTCCGTCCTGTTAAGAGGTTGGGCAAAGAGAAACTGCAAGAAGTGAAGCCAGCACAGGCTAAATGGCAGGAAATAAAGGATCAGCTGTTGCAACAGAGCACGAGTGCTTATGGAATTTGGAACGCTGCCATATCAAAG GCTCTAGTTTCCCATTTCACCAAAACATTGCACTCTTGTACAACTGGAGCCATTTTATCCACAGCCACGAGCTGGGATGAAATTGAAATTCAAGAGGAAACAGAGGCTGGGAATAGTGTGACCTCCAAAATTCGTCTTCCAGTGCAG CCTTCTTGGAATGTTCAGTCACTTCTCTTTCATTTATGCCAAGAAATAAATCGGGTTGGAGGTCATGCTCTTCCTAAGGTCACGCTTCAGGAGTTGCTGAAAGCTTGTTCGAATGAGGTGCTTTCTGGTTATGAAACTCTATGTTCCATGACCACGGATAAG GCTGATTCTGCGTTCCCTTTAACTCAGAACAGAGCTTTGCAGCTGCTTTTTGATCTGAGGTACCTTGTTTCAATTTTAACAGTCAGAATCGATGAGGTGAAAAGCAGCAGGAATCAGCAGGAACCAAG GGTTCAAAACGTGGTGGATACTTTGGAAAGTTACATTGATCCATTTGATTTGGATGTTTTTACTCCACATCTTAACAACAATCTGAGCAAGCTCTCTCAAAGGACTTCA GTGCTTTTTGGATTATTAACTGGCACAGAGAAACAATACACCAGCAGAAGTACAATATTTAACTCTCAAGAACCTCATAACATCTTGCCATTGGCTTCCAGTCAGATCCG ATTTGGTTTACTGCCACTTAGCATGACACGTTCCCGAAAGCCTAAGTCAACTACCCGAGCAAGTGAAGTTAAGAaacag TTTCAGCTGAAGCATTGGCCTGCCACAGCTGCAACCTTTTGA